In Sardina pilchardus chromosome 10, fSarPil1.1, whole genome shotgun sequence, one genomic interval encodes:
- the phaf1 gene encoding UPF0183 protein C16orf70 homolog isoform X2 produces the protein MLDLEVVPERSLGNEQWEFALGMPLAQAISILQKHCRIIKNVQVLYSEQTPLSHDLILNLTQDGIKLLFDACNQRLKVIEVYDLSKVKLKYCGVHFNSQAIAPTIEQIDQSFGATHPGVYNAAEQLFHLNFRGLSFSFQLDSWNEAPKYEPNFAHGLASLQIPHGATVKRMYIYTGNNLQDTKAPVMPLACFLGNVYAECVDVLRDGTGPLGLRLRLLTAGCGPGVMADAKVRALERNIYFGDSCQDVLSALGSPHKVFYKSEDKMKIHSPSPHKQVPSKCNDYFFNYFTLGVDILFDSTTHLVKKFVLHTNFPGHYNFNIYHRCDFKIPLFIKKGDAEASGEDCILTSYSKVQELLGHPMEKPVVLHRSSSANNTNPFGSTFCFGLQRMIFEVMQNNHIASVTLYGAPRVNNHPRAEASAH, from the exons ATGCTGGATCTGGAAGTCGTCCCTGAGCGATCTTTGGGAAATGAACAATGGGAATTCGCATTAG GGATGCCATTGGCCCAGGCCATATCCATTTTACAAAAACACTGCCGCATCATCAAGAATGTCCAGGTTCTTTATAGTGAACAA ACACCACTTAGCCATGACCTCATTCTCAACTTGACTCAGGATGGAATCAAACTGTTGTTTGACGCCTGCAATCAGAGACTGaag GTTATTGAAGTTTATGACTTGAGCAAGGTGAAACTGAAATACTG TGGAGTACACTTCAACTCTCAGGCTATAGCACCTACAATCGAGCAGATTGACCAGTCGTTCGGCGCAACACATCCTGGTG TTTACAATGCCGCAGAGCAGCTCTTCCACTTAAACTTCCGAGGCCTGTCGTTCTCCTTCCAGCTGGACTCTTGGAACGAGGCTCCCAAGTATGAG CCTAACTTTGCCCATGGCTTGGCCTCCCTGCAGATTCCCCATGGTGCCACCGTCAAACGGATGTACATTTACACTGGGAACAACCTCCAGGACaccaa GGCTCCAGTGATGCCCCTGGCCTGTTTCCTTGGGAATGTGTATGCTGAGTGTGTGGACGTGCTGAGGGATGGGACTGGTCCGTTGGGTCTTAGACTCCGCCTGCTCACTGCAG gctgtggtCCTGGGGTGATGGCGGACGCTAAGGTGCGAGCTCTGGAGAGGAACATCTACTTTGGCGACTCGTGTCAGGACGTGTTGAGCGCTCTGGGTTCTCCACACAAAGTCTTCTACAAGTCGGAGGACAAG ATGAAGATCCACTCGCCCTCCCCGCACAAGCAGGTGCCGTCCAAATGCAATGACTACTTCTTCAACTACTTTACCTTGGGAGTG GACATACTGTTTGATTCTACGACACACCTGGTGAAGAAGTTTGTCCTGCATACCAACTTTCCTGGCCATTATAACTTCAACAT ATATCATCGATGTGATTTCAAGATTCCACTGTTTATTAAAAAAG gTGATGCAGAGGCTTCAGGGGAGGACTGCATCCTCACCAGCTACAGTAAG GTCCAGGAGCTGCTGGGACACCCCATGGAGAAACCGGTCGTGCTACACAG GTCATCATCAGCAAATAACACCAATCCTTTTGGATCCACCTTCTGTTTTGGACTGCAGAGAATGATTTTTGAG GTGATGCAGAACAACCACATAGCATCGGTGACGCTGTACGGAGCACCTCGGGTCAACAACCACCCCCGAGCAGAGGCCTCTGCCCACTAA
- the phaf1 gene encoding UPF0183 protein C16orf70 homolog isoform X3 yields MLDLEVVPERSLGNEQWEFALGMPLAQAISILQKHCRIIKNVQVLYSEQTPLSHDLILNLTQDGIKLLFDACNQRLKVIEVYDLSKVKLKYCGVHFNSQAIAPTIEQIDQSFGATHPGVYNAAEQLFHLNFRGLSFSFQLDSWNEAPKYEIPHGATVKRMYIYTGNNLQDTKAPVMPLACFLGNVYAECVDVLRDGTGPLGLRLRLLTAGCGPGVMADAKVRALERNIYFGDSCQDVLSALGSPHKVFYKSEDKMKIHSPSPHKQVPSKCNDYFFNYFTLGVDILFDSTTHLVKKFVLHTNFPGHYNFNIYHRCDFKIPLFIKKGDAEASGEDCILTSYSKWDQVQELLGHPMEKPVVLHRSSSANNTNPFGSTFCFGLQRMIFEVMQNNHIASVTLYGAPRVNNHPRAEASAH; encoded by the exons ATGCTGGATCTGGAAGTCGTCCCTGAGCGATCTTTGGGAAATGAACAATGGGAATTCGCATTAG GGATGCCATTGGCCCAGGCCATATCCATTTTACAAAAACACTGCCGCATCATCAAGAATGTCCAGGTTCTTTATAGTGAACAA ACACCACTTAGCCATGACCTCATTCTCAACTTGACTCAGGATGGAATCAAACTGTTGTTTGACGCCTGCAATCAGAGACTGaag GTTATTGAAGTTTATGACTTGAGCAAGGTGAAACTGAAATACTG TGGAGTACACTTCAACTCTCAGGCTATAGCACCTACAATCGAGCAGATTGACCAGTCGTTCGGCGCAACACATCCTGGTG TTTACAATGCCGCAGAGCAGCTCTTCCACTTAAACTTCCGAGGCCTGTCGTTCTCCTTCCAGCTGGACTCTTGGAACGAGGCTCCCAAGTATGAG ATTCCCCATGGTGCCACCGTCAAACGGATGTACATTTACACTGGGAACAACCTCCAGGACaccaa GGCTCCAGTGATGCCCCTGGCCTGTTTCCTTGGGAATGTGTATGCTGAGTGTGTGGACGTGCTGAGGGATGGGACTGGTCCGTTGGGTCTTAGACTCCGCCTGCTCACTGCAG gctgtggtCCTGGGGTGATGGCGGACGCTAAGGTGCGAGCTCTGGAGAGGAACATCTACTTTGGCGACTCGTGTCAGGACGTGTTGAGCGCTCTGGGTTCTCCACACAAAGTCTTCTACAAGTCGGAGGACAAG ATGAAGATCCACTCGCCCTCCCCGCACAAGCAGGTGCCGTCCAAATGCAATGACTACTTCTTCAACTACTTTACCTTGGGAGTG GACATACTGTTTGATTCTACGACACACCTGGTGAAGAAGTTTGTCCTGCATACCAACTTTCCTGGCCATTATAACTTCAACAT ATATCATCGATGTGATTTCAAGATTCCACTGTTTATTAAAAAAG gTGATGCAGAGGCTTCAGGGGAGGACTGCATCCTCACCAGCTACAGTAAG TGGGATCAGGTCCAGGAGCTGCTGGGACACCCCATGGAGAAACCGGTCGTGCTACACAG GTCATCATCAGCAAATAACACCAATCCTTTTGGATCCACCTTCTGTTTTGGACTGCAGAGAATGATTTTTGAG GTGATGCAGAACAACCACATAGCATCGGTGACGCTGTACGGAGCACCTCGGGTCAACAACCACCCCCGAGCAGAGGCCTCTGCCCACTAA
- the phaf1 gene encoding UPF0183 protein C16orf70 homolog isoform X1, with amino-acid sequence MLDLEVVPERSLGNEQWEFALGMPLAQAISILQKHCRIIKNVQVLYSEQTPLSHDLILNLTQDGIKLLFDACNQRLKVIEVYDLSKVKLKYCGVHFNSQAIAPTIEQIDQSFGATHPGVYNAAEQLFHLNFRGLSFSFQLDSWNEAPKYEPNFAHGLASLQIPHGATVKRMYIYTGNNLQDTKAPVMPLACFLGNVYAECVDVLRDGTGPLGLRLRLLTAGCGPGVMADAKVRALERNIYFGDSCQDVLSALGSPHKVFYKSEDKMKIHSPSPHKQVPSKCNDYFFNYFTLGVDILFDSTTHLVKKFVLHTNFPGHYNFNIYHRCDFKIPLFIKKGDAEASGEDCILTSYSKWDQVQELLGHPMEKPVVLHRSSSANNTNPFGSTFCFGLQRMIFEVMQNNHIASVTLYGAPRVNNHPRAEASAH; translated from the exons ATGCTGGATCTGGAAGTCGTCCCTGAGCGATCTTTGGGAAATGAACAATGGGAATTCGCATTAG GGATGCCATTGGCCCAGGCCATATCCATTTTACAAAAACACTGCCGCATCATCAAGAATGTCCAGGTTCTTTATAGTGAACAA ACACCACTTAGCCATGACCTCATTCTCAACTTGACTCAGGATGGAATCAAACTGTTGTTTGACGCCTGCAATCAGAGACTGaag GTTATTGAAGTTTATGACTTGAGCAAGGTGAAACTGAAATACTG TGGAGTACACTTCAACTCTCAGGCTATAGCACCTACAATCGAGCAGATTGACCAGTCGTTCGGCGCAACACATCCTGGTG TTTACAATGCCGCAGAGCAGCTCTTCCACTTAAACTTCCGAGGCCTGTCGTTCTCCTTCCAGCTGGACTCTTGGAACGAGGCTCCCAAGTATGAG CCTAACTTTGCCCATGGCTTGGCCTCCCTGCAGATTCCCCATGGTGCCACCGTCAAACGGATGTACATTTACACTGGGAACAACCTCCAGGACaccaa GGCTCCAGTGATGCCCCTGGCCTGTTTCCTTGGGAATGTGTATGCTGAGTGTGTGGACGTGCTGAGGGATGGGACTGGTCCGTTGGGTCTTAGACTCCGCCTGCTCACTGCAG gctgtggtCCTGGGGTGATGGCGGACGCTAAGGTGCGAGCTCTGGAGAGGAACATCTACTTTGGCGACTCGTGTCAGGACGTGTTGAGCGCTCTGGGTTCTCCACACAAAGTCTTCTACAAGTCGGAGGACAAG ATGAAGATCCACTCGCCCTCCCCGCACAAGCAGGTGCCGTCCAAATGCAATGACTACTTCTTCAACTACTTTACCTTGGGAGTG GACATACTGTTTGATTCTACGACACACCTGGTGAAGAAGTTTGTCCTGCATACCAACTTTCCTGGCCATTATAACTTCAACAT ATATCATCGATGTGATTTCAAGATTCCACTGTTTATTAAAAAAG gTGATGCAGAGGCTTCAGGGGAGGACTGCATCCTCACCAGCTACAGTAAG TGGGATCAGGTCCAGGAGCTGCTGGGACACCCCATGGAGAAACCGGTCGTGCTACACAG GTCATCATCAGCAAATAACACCAATCCTTTTGGATCCACCTTCTGTTTTGGACTGCAGAGAATGATTTTTGAG GTGATGCAGAACAACCACATAGCATCGGTGACGCTGTACGGAGCACCTCGGGTCAACAACCACCCCCGAGCAGAGGCCTCTGCCCACTAA